In Liquorilactobacillus nagelii DSM 13675, the following proteins share a genomic window:
- a CDS encoding cation diffusion facilitator family transporter has product MQEKYQNLKIAQRWVLISSLAYVFLAMLKLVVGQMSHSATLLADASNNLTDILSSMAIIYGLHLARRPPDEHHQYGHWKAETIATFATSLIMLLVGGSVIYSSIKSILANQNSTPDIFALFVGLFSGGIMYAIYFHNARIAKKLKSSSLMAIAKDTRNDAWTSFGTSLTIIAANLNFPRLDNIVALIIGGLILKTAYDILSDSAFALSDGFDDDLLDEYIAAVEKVPGVERVHNIQGRTYGANIFVDIIIWVDPQMTVRESHHVTEKVESLLRRKFNVLDTDVHVEPWDVDYEPQRPNELNSH; this is encoded by the coding sequence TTGCAAGAAAAATACCAAAATTTAAAAATTGCTCAGCGCTGGGTTTTAATAAGTTCCTTAGCGTATGTTTTTTTAGCTATGTTAAAACTAGTGGTTGGTCAAATGAGTCATTCTGCCACTTTATTGGCTGATGCCTCAAATAATCTAACGGATATCTTATCTTCAATGGCGATTATTTACGGACTTCATCTCGCACGCCGCCCACCAGATGAGCATCACCAGTACGGACATTGGAAAGCTGAAACAATTGCGACTTTTGCAACTTCTTTAATCATGTTACTAGTCGGTGGAAGTGTTATCTACTCTTCAATTAAATCCATCTTGGCCAACCAGAATTCAACTCCTGATATTTTTGCTTTATTTGTCGGACTTTTTAGTGGTGGAATCATGTATGCTATTTATTTCCATAATGCCCGAATTGCTAAAAAACTAAAATCTTCTTCTTTGATGGCTATTGCTAAAGATACTCGAAATGATGCTTGGACAAGTTTCGGGACTAGTTTAACAATTATTGCTGCTAATCTAAACTTTCCGCGCCTAGATAACATTGTTGCCTTAATCATTGGTGGTTTAATTCTAAAAACCGCTTATGATATTCTTTCAGACAGCGCTTTTGCTCTATCCGATGGTTTTGACGATGACTTGCTTGATGAATATATTGCCGCTGTCGAAAAAGTTCCTGGCGTTGAACGTGTTCACAATATCCAAGGGAGAACCTATGGAGCTAATATTTTTGTCGATATTATTATCTGGGTTGATCCGCAAATGACAGTTCGTGAAAGTCACCATGTTACCGAAAAAGTTGAAAGCCTTTTACGTCGCAAATTCAATGTTCTTGATACTGATGTTCATGTTGAACCTTGGGATGTTGATTACGAACCACAGCGCCCAAATGAATTAAATAGTCACTGA
- the obgE gene encoding GTPase ObgE encodes MFVDQVRINVKSGKGGDGMVAFRREKYVPNGGPAGGDGGRGGNVVLEAANDRRTLLDFRYHRHFKAPSGGKGMIKGMYGRGANDLIIKVPRGTTVSDAETQEILGDLTEEGQQLIVAKGGRGGRGNIHFASPRNPAPEIAENGEPAIERILQLELKVLADVGLVGFPSVGKSTLLAAVTSAKPKIAAYHFTTLAPNLGMVRLGDGRDFVMADMPGLIEGAAQGVGLGIKFLRHIERTRVLLHLVDMSGTDGRHPLTDYQKINHELAVYDELLLKRPQIIVATKMDLPSSKENLKEFKQELKKDMDQLPQIIEISAVTHQGLDTLLNRAADLLATAPVYPTLAERQQQQQYSAETMEVSETPFTITRDADAVWILSGEKIEKLFEMTNLEHDESLARFARQLRHLGVDDALRERGAKDGDLVRLKDFTFEFVD; translated from the coding sequence ATGTTTGTTGACCAGGTCAGAATTAACGTAAAATCTGGTAAGGGCGGCGATGGAATGGTTGCATTTCGACGAGAAAAGTACGTTCCAAATGGCGGTCCGGCTGGTGGTGACGGTGGCCGTGGGGGAAATGTGGTTTTGGAAGCAGCTAATGATCGTCGAACTTTATTAGACTTTCGTTATCATCGTCACTTTAAAGCTCCTAGCGGTGGTAAAGGTATGATTAAAGGAATGTATGGCCGTGGGGCGAATGATTTAATTATCAAGGTTCCCCGTGGGACAACTGTTTCTGATGCAGAGACACAAGAAATCTTGGGTGATTTAACTGAGGAAGGGCAACAATTGATCGTTGCTAAGGGTGGCCGTGGTGGTCGCGGAAATATCCACTTTGCTAGTCCAAGAAACCCAGCACCAGAAATTGCTGAGAATGGTGAACCGGCAATTGAACGGATTTTGCAATTAGAATTAAAAGTATTAGCTGATGTTGGTTTAGTTGGTTTTCCTTCGGTAGGCAAATCAACGTTGCTGGCGGCAGTAACAAGTGCTAAGCCTAAGATTGCTGCTTATCATTTCACCACTCTAGCACCGAATCTGGGTATGGTTCGTTTAGGAGATGGTCGCGATTTTGTGATGGCTGATATGCCGGGGTTAATTGAAGGAGCGGCGCAAGGAGTCGGTCTGGGAATTAAGTTTTTACGACATATTGAACGGACACGTGTGTTGCTCCATTTAGTTGATATGAGTGGGACAGACGGACGACATCCGCTGACTGATTATCAAAAAATTAATCATGAGCTAGCGGTTTATGATGAATTGTTGTTAAAGCGGCCACAGATTATTGTAGCAACCAAAATGGATTTGCCGAGTTCAAAAGAAAATTTAAAAGAATTTAAACAAGAATTAAAAAAAGACATGGATCAACTGCCACAAATTATCGAAATATCAGCAGTTACTCATCAAGGCTTAGATACTTTGTTGAATCGAGCTGCCGATTTACTAGCAACTGCTCCAGTTTATCCAACTTTGGCTGAACGTCAGCAGCAGCAACAGTATTCAGCCGAAACTATGGAAGTTAGTGAAACTCCATTTACAATTACACGAGACGCAGATGCAGTTTGGATTTTAAGTGGCGAAAAGATTGAAAAATTATTTGAAATGACTAATTTGGAACATGATGAAAGTTTAGCTCGTTTTGCACGTCAGCTAAGACATCTTGGGGTTGATGATGCATTACGGGAACGGGGAGCAAAAGATGGAGATTTGGTAAGGTTAAAAGACTTCACTTTTGAATTTGTAGATTAA